In Candidatus Sulfurimonas marisnigri, a single genomic region encodes these proteins:
- a CDS encoding ribonucleoside-diphosphate reductase subunit alpha — MITIIKRNGRTEALDITKIQKYTSAAVSGLSNVSQSELEVDAQIHFRDGITSKEIQQTLIKTAVDKIDIDAPNWTFVASRLFLFNLYHQVNGFTGYCSLEKYFKRGEKEGRLLLGISDMYDLDRLEKHIKPERDMLFNYLGVKTLYDRYLIKDRNSDPIELPQHMFMAIAMFLAQREENKHEWAIKFYDMVSQFQVMLATPTLSNARTTRHQLSSCYIGSTPDNIEGIFDSYQEMAMLSKFGGGIGWDWTGVRSMGSYIDGHKNAAGGTVPFLKITNDIAIAVDQLGTRKGAIAVYLEPWHIDVNDFLDLKKNSGEERRRAHDLFPAMWLNDLFMQRVQEDAIWTLFDPYDAGELATLFGDDFNKRYKELEEDESIIKEKVKAKALWKKILTSYFESGSPFLCFKDNANRANPNNHTGVIRSSNLCTEIFQNTNPNTYKIKFIFENGDSISYEEDEIVKVDSGLEKPAKKVTALDSLGGQPIYVVEKEKINGDTAVCNLASVNLSRINTKEEIDKVVPIAVRALDNVIDLNFYPIEKVKRTNMKSRSIGLGVMGEAQMLAEKSIAWGTQEHFDKIDEIMEAVSYNTISASSDLALEKGIYPEFKGSQWSKGVMPMDHASAEVKNLVDRGGLFASSYEWDELRSKVKNQGMRNGYLMAIAPTSSISILTGTTQAIEPVYKRKWYEENLSGLIPVVVPNLSPETWSYYTPAYDLNQTLLIKAAAIRQKWLDQGQSLNIFITLDKASGKYLNEIYMLAWKLGLKSTYYLRSQSPEVNNDVEDRSMECVGCQ, encoded by the coding sequence ATGATAACAATTATAAAGAGAAACGGCAGAACAGAAGCACTTGATATTACTAAAATACAAAAGTATACATCAGCTGCAGTTTCTGGATTAAGTAATGTGTCACAAAGTGAATTGGAAGTTGATGCACAGATTCATTTTCGTGATGGCATAACATCTAAAGAGATACAGCAAACATTAATCAAAACGGCTGTTGATAAAATTGACATTGACGCTCCTAACTGGACATTTGTTGCTTCGCGCCTTTTTCTATTTAACCTATATCATCAAGTAAATGGTTTTACCGGTTACTGCTCACTGGAAAAATATTTTAAAAGAGGCGAGAAAGAAGGAAGACTTCTTTTAGGCATTAGTGATATGTACGACCTTGATAGATTAGAAAAACATATAAAGCCTGAACGTGATATGCTATTTAACTATCTAGGCGTTAAAACACTCTATGACAGATATCTAATCAAAGATAGAAACTCTGACCCTATAGAGCTTCCTCAGCATATGTTTATGGCTATTGCCATGTTCTTAGCTCAAAGAGAAGAAAATAAGCATGAATGGGCTATTAAATTCTATGATATGGTAAGTCAGTTTCAAGTAATGCTTGCAACCCCTACTCTCTCAAATGCAAGAACAACTAGACACCAGCTTAGTTCTTGTTATATTGGCTCTACTCCTGACAATATAGAGGGTATCTTTGACTCCTACCAAGAGATGGCAATGCTATCTAAATTTGGCGGAGGGATTGGCTGGGATTGGACTGGAGTTCGCTCTATGGGTTCATATATAGATGGGCATAAAAATGCGGCAGGCGGAACAGTACCATTTTTGAAAATCACAAATGATATTGCTATAGCAGTTGATCAACTAGGGACCAGAAAAGGTGCCATCGCTGTTTACTTAGAACCTTGGCATATAGATGTCAATGACTTTTTAGATTTAAAGAAAAACTCTGGTGAAGAGCGTCGTCGTGCTCATGATCTTTTTCCTGCTATGTGGTTAAATGATCTATTTATGCAGAGGGTTCAAGAAGATGCAATATGGACACTTTTTGATCCTTATGACGCAGGAGAGTTAGCTACACTTTTTGGTGATGATTTTAACAAAAGATACAAAGAACTTGAAGAAGACGAGAGCATCATAAAAGAGAAAGTTAAAGCTAAAGCTCTCTGGAAAAAGATTCTAACATCTTACTTTGAATCTGGTTCCCCTTTTCTATGCTTTAAAGATAATGCTAACAGAGCTAACCCAAATAATCACACTGGTGTTATTAGAAGCTCGAACCTATGTACAGAGATATTTCAAAACACTAACCCAAACACTTATAAAATAAAATTCATCTTTGAAAATGGTGATAGCATCTCTTATGAAGAAGATGAAATAGTAAAAGTTGACAGTGGACTAGAAAAACCTGCGAAGAAAGTTACTGCACTTGACTCTCTTGGTGGTCAACCAATCTATGTAGTTGAAAAAGAGAAAATAAATGGAGATACAGCAGTTTGTAACCTAGCTTCTGTAAATCTCTCCCGTATAAATACAAAAGAAGAGATAGATAAAGTTGTTCCAATAGCTGTCCGTGCTTTAGACAATGTAATTGACCTTAACTTCTATCCAATTGAAAAAGTAAAACGCACAAATATGAAGAGTCGCTCCATTGGTCTTGGTGTTATGGGTGAAGCTCAGATGTTAGCCGAGAAATCAATAGCTTGGGGAACTCAAGAACACTTTGATAAAATAGATGAGATTATGGAGGCTGTTAGCTATAACACTATCTCAGCTTCTTCGGACTTAGCATTAGAAAAGGGCATCTATCCAGAGTTTAAAGGTTCTCAGTGGAGCAAGGGTGTAATGCCAATGGACCATGCTAGTGCTGAAGTAAAAAATCTTGTTGACCGTGGTGGACTTTTTGCCTCTTCTTATGAGTGGGATGAACTTCGGTCAAAAGTTAAAAATCAAGGGATGAGAAACGGTTACCTTATGGCCATAGCGCCTACAAGTTCTATCTCTATTCTTACAGGAACAACGCAGGCTATTGAGCCGGTATATAAAAGAAAGTGGTATGAAGAGAATCTATCTGGTCTAATACCAGTTGTTGTTCCTAATCTTTCACCTGAGACTTGGTCTTACTATACTCCTGCTTATGATCTAAACCAAACTCTTCTTATAAAAGCGGCAGCAATTAGACAAAAATGGTTAGATCAAGGTCAGAGCCTAAATATATTTATTACATTAGATAAAGCGAGTGGAAAATACCTAAATGAGATTTACATGTTAGCTTGGAAATTAGGTCTAAAATCTACATATTATCTACGCTCGCAATCACCAGAAGTCAATAATGACGTAGAAGACAGAAGTATGGAGTGTGTAGGTTGTCAATAA
- the fliW gene encoding flagellar assembly protein FliW: MKKYNVRGSVLGFEDTINIEIHEIDELFSTMQDMDNKDISFTIINPYMLREYSFDLPTDIKVILGINETSNVSVYNIVIIQKPLEDSTINFLAPIIINNDNNKVAQAVLDSKRHPDFGMSETIKSFKEQ; the protein is encoded by the coding sequence ATGAAAAAGTACAATGTAAGAGGAAGTGTTTTAGGTTTTGAAGATACTATAAATATAGAGATACATGAAATTGATGAGCTTTTTTCAACGATGCAAGATATGGATAACAAAGATATATCTTTTACAATTATAAATCCTTACATGTTAAGAGAGTACTCATTTGATCTACCAACAGATATAAAAGTTATTTTAGGAATAAACGAAACATCTAATGTTAGTGTATATAACATAGTCATTATTCAAAAACCACTCGAAGATTCTACAATAAATTTTTTAGCCCCAATTATTATAAATAATGACAACAACAAGGTTGCTCAAGCTGTTCTTGATTCAAAAAGACATCCAGATTTCGGGATGAGTGAAACTATAAAATCTTTTAAAGAGCAATAA
- a CDS encoding Do family serine endopeptidase → MKKLLLLGLVNLSLLYAQDGVEFKYAPTDTQRQHPTSQNYILSYNNIIENVRTSVVNISTKKTINNRGEESNPFMNDPYFREFFKNQRQIPQERVQRALGSGVIISQDGYIITNNHVIDGSDTIKVSIAGDKKEYEAQIIGTDSKSDLAIIKIEAKDLNAVTIYNSDKVKVGDIVFALGNPFGIGETITQGIVSATRRSGVGIVEYEDFIQTDASINPGNSGGALINSAGYLIGINSAILSKSGGNVGIGFSIPSNMVTSIATELINKGKYSRAYLGVVISDISAEMSSFYNDNFGALITSIEDNSPAFKAGLKRGDLIISVNGKKIQSASELKNNIGSYSPLRVVNVKFLRDKKIDILNVTLDSLDKKSVSGELTYQGLKVVPLSSSYKQKLGANINGVLVIETEANSKSQTMGIKKGDIILQIENSEISTLDDFKRATSSQDKKRFFIYRRGSIFAVVL, encoded by the coding sequence ATGAAAAAATTACTTTTATTAGGTTTAGTAAATCTAAGCCTTTTATATGCGCAAGATGGTGTAGAGTTTAAATACGCACCCACTGACACACAGAGACAACACCCAACAAGCCAAAATTATATACTCTCTTACAATAATATAATTGAAAATGTAAGAACAAGCGTTGTAAATATATCTACTAAAAAAACTATCAACAATAGAGGGGAAGAGTCTAACCCATTTATGAATGATCCATACTTTAGAGAGTTCTTTAAAAATCAAAGACAAATTCCACAAGAAAGAGTTCAAAGAGCATTAGGCTCAGGTGTTATAATCTCTCAAGATGGTTATATTATTACTAACAACCATGTTATTGACGGTTCAGATACAATAAAAGTAAGTATTGCTGGAGATAAAAAAGAGTATGAAGCACAAATTATAGGTACAGATTCAAAAAGCGATTTAGCAATAATAAAGATAGAAGCAAAAGATTTAAATGCTGTGACTATCTATAACTCTGATAAAGTAAAAGTAGGTGATATTGTATTTGCTCTTGGAAATCCATTTGGCATTGGTGAAACAATTACTCAAGGTATAGTTTCAGCAACAAGAAGAAGTGGTGTTGGCATAGTAGAGTATGAAGATTTCATTCAAACTGATGCTTCCATAAATCCAGGAAACTCTGGTGGTGCACTTATAAACTCAGCAGGATACCTAATAGGAATAAACTCAGCAATTCTTTCAAAAAGTGGCGGAAATGTTGGAATAGGGTTTTCAATTCCTTCAAACATGGTCACCTCCATAGCAACTGAACTTATAAATAAAGGCAAATACAGTCGTGCTTATTTAGGTGTTGTGATTTCAGATATAAGTGCTGAAATGAGCAGTTTTTACAATGATAATTTTGGAGCATTGATAACAAGTATAGAAGATAATAGTCCTGCTTTCAAAGCTGGTTTAAAAAGAGGTGATTTAATAATTTCAGTTAATGGGAAAAAAATTCAAAGTGCAAGTGAACTTAAAAATAATATAGGCTCCTACTCACCATTAAGAGTTGTTAATGTTAAGTTTTTACGAGATAAAAAAATAGACATTCTAAATGTAACACTTGATTCATTAGACAAAAAATCTGTTTCTGGAGAGTTGACATATCAAGGACTTAAAGTAGTTCCTCTAAGCTCATCTTATAAACAAAAACTTGGAGCTAACATAAATGGTGTGTTAGTAATTGAAACTGAAGCAAATAGCAAGTCTCAAACTATGGGTATAAAAAAAGGTGATATTATATTGCAGATAGAAAATAGTGAAATAAGTACTTTAGATGATTTTAAAAGAGCAACATCATCTCAAGACAAAAAAAGATTTTTTATCTATCGTAGAGGTTCTATATTTGCAGTTGTACTGTAA
- the trxC gene encoding thioredoxin TrxC, with amino-acid sequence MRVVCPHCKSVNNIPQKESYKKAVCGKCKKSLLDTKPVELTDTNFDEVIVNSDIPVIVDFWAPWCGPCKMMGPNFEKSATNFPLKTLFAKVNTENEQNLGARFGIRSIPTIIIFKNGKEVHRASGALDENTLNNLVSQLI; translated from the coding sequence ATGCGAGTAGTTTGCCCTCATTGCAAAAGTGTTAATAACATACCACAAAAGGAGTCTTATAAAAAAGCAGTTTGCGGAAAGTGTAAAAAGTCACTTTTAGATACAAAGCCTGTAGAACTAACAGATACTAACTTTGATGAAGTAATAGTAAATAGTGATATACCTGTTATAGTTGATTTTTGGGCACCTTGGTGTGGACCTTGTAAGATGATGGGGCCAAATTTTGAAAAAAGTGCTACAAACTTCCCTCTTAAAACACTTTTTGCAAAGGTAAACACTGAAAATGAGCAAAATCTAGGTGCTAGATTTGGCATAAGAAGTATTCCTACAATTATAATATTTAAAAATGGCAAAGAAGTTCATAGAGCTTCAGGCGCGTTAGATGAAAACACTTTAAATAATTTAGTTTCACAACTTATATGA
- a CDS encoding citrate synthase, producing MSKDTITLTNNRDGKSYEFPILDATVGPSVVDISTLYKEMGIFTYDEGYTSTASCKSNITFIDGEEGKLMYRGYNIEYLAKEKSFLDTAYLLLNGNLPKKSELAYFSLEMKKRSFVNEAIKKLFDAFPDNAHPMAILSSGVSALSTFYCKHLEIFTQEEYSEMANRIVAKIPTLAAFSYRYSQGLPIIYPDMSRGFTENFLYMLRAYPHNFVEMRPIEIKALDTIFTLHADHEQNASTTAVRNLASTNAHPYAAISAGIGALWGKSHGGANESVIRQLEMIGSVDRVDEFIARAKDKKDNFKLMGFGHRVYKNFDPRATILKNIRNELINELGISGQLVDVANKIEEIALSDEYFISRNLYPNIDFYSGLILQALKIPKEMFAVIFVIGRTPGWIAQWSELNRQKSVKIARPRQLYTGPLDRTPKY from the coding sequence ATGTCAAAAGATACAATAACACTAACAAATAATCGTGATGGCAAAAGTTATGAATTTCCGATACTAGATGCAACTGTTGGACCTTCAGTTGTTGATATATCTACGCTTTATAAAGAGATGGGTATTTTTACCTACGATGAAGGTTATACTTCAACAGCATCTTGTAAATCAAATATAACCTTTATAGATGGAGAAGAAGGGAAACTTATGTATCGTGGCTACAATATTGAATATTTAGCCAAAGAAAAAAGTTTTCTTGATACAGCTTACTTGCTTTTAAATGGTAATTTACCAAAAAAAAGTGAACTTGCCTATTTTTCTTTAGAGATGAAAAAGCGCTCATTTGTAAATGAGGCCATAAAAAAACTATTTGACGCCTTTCCTGACAATGCACATCCAATGGCTATTCTATCATCAGGTGTTTCAGCACTCTCAACTTTTTATTGTAAGCATTTAGAGATATTTACTCAAGAAGAATACTCAGAAATGGCAAACCGTATAGTTGCTAAAATACCTACATTGGCAGCTTTTTCATATAGATATTCACAAGGTTTGCCTATTATTTATCCTGATATGAGCAGAGGATTTACTGAAAATTTTCTCTACATGTTAAGGGCCTATCCACATAACTTTGTTGAAATGAGACCTATTGAGATAAAAGCTCTTGATACTATTTTTACTCTTCATGCAGATCATGAACAAAATGCTTCAACAACAGCTGTCAGAAACCTAGCTTCTACTAATGCTCATCCTTATGCCGCTATAAGTGCAGGTATTGGTGCTTTATGGGGTAAAAGTCATGGTGGAGCAAATGAAAGTGTAATTCGCCAGCTAGAGATGATAGGAAGCGTTGATAGAGTAGATGAATTTATAGCAAGAGCAAAAGATAAAAAAGACAACTTTAAATTAATGGGCTTTGGTCATCGTGTTTATAAAAATTTTGATCCGCGAGCAACAATACTTAAAAATATTCGTAATGAACTTATAAATGAATTAGGAATAAGTGGTCAACTAGTTGATGTCGCAAACAAAATAGAAGAGATTGCACTAAGTGATGAATATTTCATAAGTCGAAATTTATACCCAAATATTGATTTCTACTCAGGGTTGATTTTACAAGCACTTAAAATTCCTAAAGAGATGTTCGCAGTTATATTCGTAATTGGAAGAACACCAGGTTGGATTGCTCAATGGAGTGAATTAAATAGACAAAAAAGTGTGAAAATTGCTCGTCCTCGCCAACTATACACTGGTCCATTAGACAGAACTCCAAAGTATTAA
- a CDS encoding pyrimidine/purine nucleoside phosphorylase codes for MSNFKNVSVKKEANIYHDGKVTSRTVEFEDGSVKSLGIMLPGEYTFGTDEAEIMEMISGELEIKLPNEDWKTLNTPETFEVGANSSFDLKIKTVTDYCCSYIKS; via the coding sequence ATGTCAAATTTTAAAAATGTTAGTGTTAAAAAAGAAGCAAATATATATCATGATGGTAAAGTTACTAGTAGAACAGTCGAGTTTGAAGATGGTTCAGTAAAGTCTCTTGGAATTATGCTACCTGGTGAATATACTTTTGGGACAGATGAAGCAGAAATAATGGAAATGATTAGTGGTGAGTTAGAAATCAAACTTCCTAATGAAGATTGGAAAACTTTAAATACACCGGAAACTTTTGAGGTTGGTGCCAATTCATCTTTCGATTTAAAGATTAAAACAGTTACAGATTACTGTTGTTCTTATATTAAGAGCTAA
- the ruvC gene encoding crossover junction endodeoxyribonuclease RuvC, translating to MLILGIDPGTRNMGYALISLEKGKISLIEAGLIKIKADDLQFQIPQMAEAFESIFNNHAIDEVAMEDIFYAHNPKTTIKLAQFRGAIMLIILQQFGQFSEYTALQVKKSLTGNGKAAKEQVAFMVKHLLNIKKEIKPLDITDAIAVAITHSQRVKLKS from the coding sequence ATGCTAATTCTCGGAATAGACCCAGGGACAAGGAATATGGGTTATGCTCTTATATCTTTAGAAAAAGGAAAAATTTCACTTATTGAAGCAGGGCTTATAAAAATAAAAGCAGATGATTTGCAGTTTCAAATTCCGCAGATGGCTGAAGCTTTTGAGAGTATTTTTAATAATCATGCTATTGATGAAGTTGCTATGGAAGACATATTTTATGCTCATAATCCAAAAACAACTATAAAATTAGCCCAATTTCGTGGAGCAATAATGCTAATAATTCTTCAACAATTTGGACAATTCAGTGAATATACAGCATTACAAGTAAAAAAATCACTAACTGGAAATGGTAAAGCAGCAAAAGAACAAGTTGCATTTATGGTAAAGCATCTTTTAAATATAAAAAAAGAGATAAAACCGCTGGATATTACAGATGCTATAGCTGTTGCAATTACTCATTCGCAAAGGGTAAAACTAAAATCATAA
- a CDS encoding HDOD domain-containing protein, whose protein sequence is MSKEYEWDIYEEFKEQLEDKIPQIESAIKNLEDSQNIPYNVNNLFRIFHSFKANSDYLSLIPLKELSHKAETVLGCIREDNEVVSDSIIEWIFEIKDQLERWLEEMNDYKTDLQAIPLHLNKKIKISKSYVSVEDKLKTISLVYIDNNNKRAKKITPFLETLLKSVISFNSEYSKNMIKDCDLIMINLDVDNYKHIKFIQNLYPNIPIIPIFNDVDSNTIEKLLKFNITHSISCKLNKEKLKRELRLIVKTFFNSKNILIDNKKINSFIKTLEPLPNTIFNIIKVCDDDEMSINDLIKVVKLDPIIAANIIKYANSPIYGVIELTTVDKAVTRLGKRTVKALAMNDIHKNLNTINLSSYDIDETVFSKVSMTRLSLILKWYSKVSIGDLSILSSTALLGNIGQLLISKELMDIGKDDEFKKLYNEFNIKFAEESLIQTTTTIISAQILNYWKLPNNIIDVITYSDNPLEAPKEIRKLAIANHIVYKLIDLRGNILDDIPNDILALMKDNDLDSELLYKSLNSVSKYK, encoded by the coding sequence ATGTCTAAAGAATATGAGTGGGATATTTATGAAGAATTCAAAGAACAACTAGAAGATAAAATTCCGCAAATTGAATCTGCTATAAAAAATTTAGAGGATTCTCAAAATATACCTTACAATGTGAATAACCTTTTTAGAATATTTCACAGTTTTAAAGCAAATTCCGATTATCTCTCATTGATACCTTTAAAAGAACTGTCACATAAAGCCGAAACTGTTTTAGGTTGTATTAGAGAAGATAATGAAGTAGTTAGTGATTCAATCATCGAATGGATTTTTGAAATAAAAGACCAACTTGAGAGATGGTTAGAAGAGATGAACGATTATAAAACTGATTTACAAGCAATACCATTACACTTAAATAAAAAGATAAAAATTTCTAAATCTTATGTATCAGTTGAAGATAAACTCAAAACTATATCACTTGTATATATTGATAATAATAATAAAAGAGCTAAAAAAATCACCCCTTTTTTAGAAACTTTACTAAAAAGTGTTATTTCATTTAACTCTGAGTATTCTAAAAATATGATTAAAGATTGTGATCTTATCATGATAAATTTAGATGTTGATAATTATAAACATATAAAATTTATTCAAAATTTATATCCAAATATTCCTATAATTCCTATTTTTAATGATGTAGATTCTAATACGATAGAAAAATTACTAAAATTTAATATTACTCACTCAATTAGTTGTAAATTGAATAAAGAAAAATTAAAAAGAGAACTACGACTAATTGTTAAAACTTTTTTTAATTCTAAAAATATTTTAATTGATAATAAAAAAATAAATAGTTTCATTAAAACTCTAGAACCTCTTCCTAATACAATTTTTAATATAATTAAAGTTTGTGATGATGATGAAATGTCTATAAATGATTTAATAAAAGTTGTAAAATTAGATCCTATTATTGCAGCAAATATTATAAAATATGCTAATTCACCTATCTACGGTGTTATTGAATTAACAACTGTTGATAAAGCTGTTACAAGACTAGGTAAAAGAACTGTTAAAGCTCTTGCAATGAATGATATTCATAAAAATCTAAATACTATTAACCTTAGTTCTTATGATATTGACGAGACAGTCTTTTCTAAAGTTTCTATGACTAGACTATCATTAATATTAAAATGGTATTCAAAAGTTTCTATTGGAGATTTATCAATACTATCTTCAACTGCTTTACTTGGTAATATAGGTCAACTACTTATTTCAAAAGAATTAATGGATATAGGTAAAGATGATGAATTTAAAAAGTTATATAATGAATTTAATATTAAATTTGCTGAAGAATCTTTAATACAAACTACGACAACTATTATTAGTGCTCAAATATTAAATTATTGGAAATTACCTAATAATATAATAGATGTAATAACATATAGTGATAATCCGCTAGAAGCTCCTAAGGAAATAAGAAAATTAGCTATCGCAAATCATATTGTATATAAACTTATAGACCTAAGAGGGAATATTTTAGATGATATTCCTAATGATATTTTGGCTCTTATGAAAGATAATGATTTAGATTCAGAACTTTTATATAAATCATTAAACTCTGTTTCAAAATATAAATAA